From Solwaraspora sp. WMMD1047, the proteins below share one genomic window:
- a CDS encoding signal peptidase II produces MSVETDQPASEPVDEHRPRPLRLPAFALAALLLVLDQATKLWATSTLADRDPIPVLGDLLQLRLVYNPGAAFSIGTGFTWIFTVVAAVAVVVLTRMAWRVRSRWWAVGLGLVLGGATTHLLDRLFREPSFGRGHVVDFIDYGPFVGNVADIALVGGVALLVLLNLRDAPTTPRPTP; encoded by the coding sequence GTGTCCGTGGAGACGGATCAGCCGGCGTCCGAGCCGGTCGACGAGCACCGGCCCCGGCCGCTCCGGCTGCCCGCGTTCGCGCTGGCCGCCCTGCTGCTCGTGCTCGACCAGGCCACCAAGCTCTGGGCCACCTCGACGCTCGCCGACCGGGACCCGATCCCGGTCCTCGGTGACCTGCTCCAGCTGCGGCTGGTCTACAACCCGGGCGCCGCCTTCTCCATCGGCACCGGTTTCACCTGGATCTTCACCGTGGTCGCCGCCGTCGCCGTGGTGGTCCTCACCCGGATGGCGTGGCGGGTCCGGTCCCGCTGGTGGGCGGTCGGGCTCGGATTGGTGCTGGGCGGTGCCACCACCCACCTGCTCGACCGGCTCTTCCGGGAGCCGTCCTTCGGCCGGGGCCACGTGGTCGACTTCATCGACTACGGCCCGTTCGTCGGCAACGTGGCCGACATCGCCCTGGTGGGCGGCGTCGCCCTCCTCGTCCTGCTCAACCTCCGCGACGCCCCCACCACCCCACGCCCGACCCCCTGA
- a CDS encoding transporter substrate-binding domain-containing protein, producing MSVTPRAPRAGASRLRPIATTVAVVLTLALAGMAGCDGDKESALPSVQEKLEESQIYGRDKIKIGVATFEPLMGVLQNGVYSGFDIEIARYIAASLGYDGDQNIEFVALATEDRIPALQGGQVDLVVASFSITEERSKLVSFAGPYFITTQEVMVPVALRNDIRTLEDLQNPEYRVCVSGGSTTEAELKRRDVNLLVVKTVRECLEGLQSGDFQAMSSDETILAGFLSEYPGEFEIVDMPFGTSEQLGVGVPISDPALRDLVAYFLDKSYQAGRDGESSPWLVAYNRTLGPWLGPDKVQPPPLNVPELVDFDDKAPRG from the coding sequence ATGAGCGTGACTCCCCGGGCACCGCGGGCCGGCGCCAGCCGGCTCCGACCGATCGCTACCACGGTCGCCGTCGTACTCACCCTGGCGCTGGCCGGGATGGCCGGCTGCGACGGTGACAAGGAGTCCGCGCTGCCGTCGGTCCAGGAGAAGCTGGAAGAGTCCCAGATCTACGGCCGGGACAAGATCAAGATCGGGGTGGCCACCTTCGAGCCGCTGATGGGCGTCCTGCAGAACGGCGTCTACAGCGGATTCGACATCGAGATCGCCCGCTACATCGCCGCCTCCCTCGGCTACGACGGCGACCAGAACATCGAGTTCGTCGCCCTGGCCACCGAGGACCGCATCCCCGCCCTGCAGGGCGGCCAGGTCGACCTGGTGGTGGCCAGCTTCTCGATCACCGAGGAGCGGTCGAAGCTGGTCAGCTTCGCCGGCCCGTACTTCATCACTACCCAGGAGGTGATGGTCCCGGTCGCGCTGCGAAACGACATCCGGACCCTGGAGGACCTGCAGAACCCCGAGTACCGGGTCTGCGTCAGCGGCGGCTCGACCACCGAGGCCGAACTGAAGCGCCGCGACGTCAACCTGCTGGTCGTCAAGACCGTCCGGGAGTGCCTGGAGGGCCTGCAGTCCGGCGACTTCCAGGCGATGAGCTCCGACGAGACCATCCTGGCCGGGTTCCTCTCCGAATACCCGGGCGAGTTCGAGATCGTCGACATGCCGTTCGGCACCAGCGAGCAACTCGGCGTCGGGGTGCCGATCAGCGACCCGGCGCTGCGCGACCTGGTCGCCTACTTCCTCGACAAGAGCTACCAGGCCGGCCGGGACGGCGAGAGCAGCCCGTGGCTGGTCGCGTACAACCGGACCCTGGGCCCGTGGCTCGGGCCGGACAAGGTGCAGCCGCCACCGCTGAACGTGCCGGAGCTTGTCGACTTCGACGACAAGGCGCCACGGGGATGA
- a CDS encoding metalloregulator ArsR/SmtB family transcription factor, translating to MTADPVSDVFAALADPTRRAILARLATGEATVNELAEPFPISVQAISKHLNVLEKAGLITRIRDAQWRRCRIEPAPLRTLAEWVAQYRRLWDERYDTLDEYLRDVQKQQQPRREQ from the coding sequence ATGACAGCAGATCCGGTCAGCGACGTGTTCGCCGCCCTCGCCGACCCGACCCGCCGGGCGATCCTGGCCCGACTGGCCACCGGCGAGGCGACGGTCAACGAGTTGGCGGAACCGTTCCCGATCAGCGTGCAGGCGATCTCCAAACACCTGAACGTGCTGGAGAAGGCCGGGCTGATCACCCGGATCCGGGACGCCCAGTGGCGGCGGTGCCGGATCGAGCCGGCCCCGCTGCGCACCCTCGCCGAGTGGGTCGCGCAGTACCGCCGGCTCTGGGACGAGCGCTACGACACGCTCGACGAATACCTGCGCGACGTGCAGAAACAACAACAACCAAGGAGAGAACAGTGA
- a CDS encoding SRPBCC family protein — protein MSPSKPTVTLPSDHEITMTRVFDAPRELVFAAHTQAEHLKHWWGRGNPLDIELDLRVGGRWRFVEHADDGNAYAFRGEFREIVPPEKIVQTFEFEGMPGHIAVETLALTEVDGKTTVTSTTRFDTKEDRDGMLSSGMEEGAAQSYAALDTYLGTLR, from the coding sequence GTGAGCCCGAGCAAGCCGACCGTGACCCTCCCGTCCGACCACGAGATCACCATGACCCGCGTCTTCGACGCCCCCCGCGAACTGGTCTTCGCCGCCCACACCCAGGCCGAGCACCTCAAGCACTGGTGGGGACGCGGCAACCCGCTCGACATCGAGCTCGACCTGCGGGTCGGCGGCCGGTGGCGGTTCGTCGAACACGCCGACGACGGCAACGCGTACGCCTTCCGGGGCGAGTTCCGCGAGATCGTCCCGCCGGAGAAGATCGTCCAGACCTTCGAGTTCGAGGGTATGCCCGGCCACATCGCCGTCGAGACGCTGGCGCTGACCGAGGTCGACGGCAAGACCACCGTCACCAGCACCACCCGGTTCGACACCAAGGAAGATCGGGACGGCATGCTCTCCTCCGGGATGGAGGAGGGCGCGGCCCAGTCGTACGCCGCCCTCGACACCTACCTCGGCACCCTGCGCTGA
- a CDS encoding AAA family ATPase, which translates to MEKSPEIVNRDVEWATLADFLRHPDQHLRLGVLSGRRRVGKSFLLRALARASGGLYVTAVAEEAAPAARLRFATAIARYAGVSPDLIGTGATWEALLEAAMNQVIRQCGPGGLLVIDELPYWMAHSPELPGLLQLLYDRSQAGDGPAGGRIILCGSAISVMNDLLSGTKALRGRASVDVRLAPFDLATTARLWGIADPPTALRLHAVLGGSPGYRDLAALPPPQSLPGFDTWVTGTVLDPRQALYSRSETEYLLREDPRFTGSTLHYAILGAVAAGATSPAKIGAVLERDRTALTRPIEALTSAGYLRYLTDPLWDRRPVITIADPIVRFHNLVTLAHYDLVETGRAAQAWQAARATFSSRILGPHFEHCARDWLRHHLAEAGEDQTGQIAATVVNDRNGRARHEVDVIGLRRQTGRAVITWLGEAKATLAPRGPADLDRLVQVKELLRQHGHDVSGSRLAVFSTEGFARDLAAAAGRRDDVLLVDLATMFGAAPADRIR; encoded by the coding sequence ATGGAGAAGTCGCCGGAGATCGTGAATCGGGACGTCGAGTGGGCGACTCTGGCCGACTTTCTGCGCCATCCCGACCAGCACCTCCGACTGGGTGTGCTGTCCGGCCGGCGACGGGTGGGCAAGAGCTTTCTGCTCCGCGCCCTCGCCAGGGCGAGCGGTGGCCTCTACGTCACGGCGGTGGCCGAAGAGGCCGCCCCGGCGGCACGGCTACGGTTCGCCACTGCCATCGCCCGGTACGCCGGCGTCAGCCCAGACCTGATCGGAACCGGAGCAACCTGGGAAGCCCTGCTCGAAGCGGCGATGAACCAGGTCATCCGGCAGTGCGGCCCCGGTGGACTGCTCGTCATCGACGAACTGCCCTACTGGATGGCCCATTCGCCCGAGTTGCCGGGTCTCCTGCAACTGCTCTACGACCGCTCGCAGGCGGGCGACGGTCCGGCCGGTGGACGGATCATCCTCTGCGGATCCGCCATCTCGGTCATGAACGACCTGCTCTCCGGGACCAAGGCGCTGCGCGGCCGGGCCAGCGTCGATGTCCGGCTCGCCCCGTTCGATCTGGCGACCACTGCCCGGCTCTGGGGCATCGCCGACCCGCCCACCGCGCTGCGGCTGCACGCCGTACTCGGGGGGTCCCCCGGCTATCGTGACCTGGCCGCCCTCCCCCCGCCGCAGAGCCTGCCCGGCTTCGACACCTGGGTCACCGGCACGGTGCTCGATCCCCGGCAGGCGTTGTACTCCCGCAGCGAGACCGAGTATCTCCTGCGGGAAGACCCTCGATTCACCGGCAGCACCCTGCACTACGCCATCCTCGGGGCGGTCGCGGCCGGCGCCACCAGCCCGGCGAAGATCGGCGCCGTGCTCGAACGGGACCGCACCGCCTTGACCCGGCCGATCGAGGCGTTGACCAGCGCCGGCTATCTGCGCTACCTGACCGATCCGCTCTGGGACCGCCGACCGGTCATCACCATCGCCGACCCGATCGTGCGGTTTCACAACCTGGTCACCCTGGCCCACTACGACCTCGTCGAAACCGGTCGAGCGGCGCAGGCATGGCAGGCCGCTCGCGCCACCTTCAGTTCCCGGATCCTCGGCCCGCATTTCGAGCACTGCGCGCGCGACTGGCTCCGTCATCACCTCGCCGAAGCGGGTGAAGACCAAACCGGCCAGATAGCCGCGACGGTGGTGAACGACCGCAACGGACGGGCCCGGCACGAGGTCGATGTGATCGGCCTTCGCCGACAGACCGGCCGGGCGGTCATCACCTGGCTCGGCGAGGCGAAGGCGACCCTCGCCCCGCGGGGACCGGCCGACCTCGACCGACTGGTCCAGGTCAAGGAGCTGCTGCGCCAGCACGGCCACGACGTGTCCGGCTCCCGGTTGGCGGTCTTCTCGACCGAGGGCTTCGCCCGCGACCTGGCCGCGGCGGCCGGCCGCCGTGACGACGTGCTGCTCGTCGACCTCGCCACCATGTTCGGAGCCGCCCCGGCGGATCGGATCAGGTGA